A portion of the Rickettsiales bacterium genome contains these proteins:
- a CDS encoding phosphomannomutase/phosphoglucomutase, with the protein MKAETIKKENQNRIINPVTLRAYDIRGEVGSQLQIEDAFYIGKAFATKVIRKTKNKKPSIAVGFDGRLSSPEIRKNLIEGILESGAKIVAITLGASPMLYFSVKKYNLDAGIMITGSHNPKNHNGFKMMYNKAPLFGEEIQEIGVICKNADYENGSGSIEEIDVREEYLNQLLNSITQINSDFLKNMRIAWDSGNGAAGEIVSKLVKKIPAKHFLINEKIDGNFPAHHPDPTVAENLVQLIDLVRENNCDFGIAFDGDGDRIGAVDGKGRIIWGDKLLTFFADDIISENKNATIIADVKASQTFFDKVVELGGKPVMWKTGHSFIKQKLAETGALLAGEMSGHIFFADKNYGYDDAIYAATRLIDYFAKNKLKASDAYDKLPNSFSTEEYRISVSEEAKIKIVADIKEKMLAEKSPQEINEIDGVRIKETELNGWWLLRSSNTQNAISIRAEATSEENLEEIKSKISNLIKPYGVSLVNSSAH; encoded by the coding sequence ATGAAAGCTGAAACTATTAAAAAAGAAAATCAAAATAGAATTATAAATCCAGTAACGCTCCGTGCTTACGATATTAGGGGGGAAGTTGGCTCTCAGCTTCAAATTGAAGATGCGTTTTATATCGGAAAAGCATTCGCAACTAAAGTTATTAGAAAAACAAAAAATAAAAAACCTTCTATTGCAGTAGGTTTTGATGGCAGGTTAAGTTCACCTGAAATTAGAAAAAATCTTATCGAGGGAATTTTAGAAAGCGGTGCAAAAATTGTAGCAATTACGCTTGGTGCAAGTCCTATGCTATATTTTTCAGTTAAGAAATATAATCTTGATGCAGGGATTATGATTACAGGCTCACATAACCCTAAGAATCATAATGGTTTTAAGATGATGTATAATAAAGCCCCCCTTTTTGGTGAGGAAATTCAAGAAATTGGTGTTATTTGCAAAAATGCAGATTATGAAAATGGCTCTGGAAGTATTGAAGAAATTGATGTTCGTGAGGAATATCTTAATCAATTGCTAAATTCTATAACGCAAATAAATTCTGATTTTCTAAAAAATATGCGTATCGCTTGGGATTCTGGGAATGGTGCGGCTGGCGAGATTGTTTCAAAGTTAGTAAAAAAAATTCCCGCGAAGCATTTTCTTATAAATGAAAAAATTGATGGGAATTTTCCAGCACATCACCCTGACCCAACAGTTGCGGAAAATCTAGTGCAATTAATAGATTTGGTTAGGGAAAATAATTGCGATTTCGGCATCGCATTTGATGGTGATGGCGATAGAATTGGTGCGGTTGATGGCAAAGGCAGAATAATTTGGGGGGATAAACTCCTTACTTTTTTTGCTGATGATATTATTTCAGAAAATAAAAACGCAACGATAATTGCAGATGTAAAAGCGAGCCAAACTTTTTTTGATAAAGTTGTGGAGCTTGGTGGTAAGCCAGTTATGTGGAAAACTGGTCATTCATTCATAAAACAAAAATTAGCAGAAACTGGTGCTTTACTTGCAGGTGAAATGAGTGGCCATATCTTTTTTGCTGATAAAAATTATGGTTATGATGATGCAATTTACGCAGCAACTAGGCTGATTGATTACTTTGCTAAAAATAAGCTTAAAGCCTCTGATGCTTATGATAAATTGCCAAATTCTTTCAGCACGGAAGAATATAGAATTTCTGTAAGCGAAGAAGCGAAAATAAAAATTGTTGCAGATATAAAAGAGAAAATGCTCGCTGAAAAATCACCACAAGAAATCAACGAAATTGACGGCGTGAGAATTAAAGAAACCGAGCTTAATGGCTGGTGGTTGCTTCGTTCATCAAATACGCAGAATGCAATTTCTATAAGAGCGGAAGCAACTTCTGAAGAAAATCTTGAGGAAATAAAATCCAAAATCTCTAACCTAATCAAACCTTACGGTGTTAGCTTGGTTAATTCTAGTGCTCACTAA
- the terL gene encoding phage terminase large subunit: MLQLLQNFRKNDFSKFLKKSFYSLNPSAKFLNNWHIDLICDYLKACESGGIKRLIINIPPRYMKSIIVNVAWPAWLLANNPTKRIISASYSSNIAEKHSLDCRNIISQDWFRKKFPDTILSKEQNQKEKFMTTERGFRMATSIGGSITGEGGNFLIIDDPNNPALIGSKTYRLKVLNWYEQVFSSRLDNRNEGVIIIIMQRLHKEDLTGLLLEKNPNSWEVLKIPAIIDESARKYFSNAIIKPRIFDDKNIFRKIFNLKLNRKISKGESFALHAKHQSINDLEATKKEMGGFAFSAQYLQNPINSEDSMVRQNWLRYYNTNEENKIFTKITQSWDTAIKTGKNNDFSACTTWGEFENNFYLLDIFRDKLDFPDLKKAVINLANKWRAEKILIEDKSSGQSLIQEVLRETKLPIIPIKVRQDKISRFAKITPLFEAGKIFLPKNHSKIQDYEIEITTFPNSSNDDLIDSTSQYLNHQRDYKEFNLRRI, encoded by the coding sequence ATGCTTCAACTATTACAAAATTTTAGAAAAAATGACTTTAGTAAATTCCTTAAAAAGAGTTTTTATAGCCTCAACCCCTCTGCAAAATTTTTGAATAATTGGCATATTGATTTAATCTGTGATTATCTAAAAGCATGTGAATCCGGTGGAATAAAAAGGCTTATAATAAATATTCCGCCAAGATATATGAAATCAATAATCGTAAATGTTGCTTGGCCTGCTTGGCTTCTTGCGAATAATCCTACTAAAAGAATAATTTCTGCAAGTTACTCAAGTAATATTGCAGAAAAGCACTCGCTAGATTGTCGCAATATAATTTCTCAGGATTGGTTCAGGAAAAAATTTCCAGATACAATTTTAAGTAAAGAGCAAAACCAAAAAGAAAAATTTATGACCACCGAAAGGGGCTTTAGAATGGCAACTTCAATTGGTGGTTCAATTACTGGTGAGGGCGGAAATTTTCTTATTATTGATGACCCTAATAATCCAGCACTAATTGGCAGTAAGACATATCGCCTAAAAGTTCTTAATTGGTATGAGCAAGTTTTCTCCTCGCGTTTGGATAACAGAAATGAAGGCGTGATAATTATCATAATGCAAAGGCTTCATAAAGAAGATTTAACTGGCTTGCTACTTGAGAAAAACCCCAATTCTTGGGAAGTTCTAAAAATCCCTGCAATTATAGATGAATCTGCAAGAAAATATTTTTCTAATGCAATTATTAAGCCAAGAATTTTTGATGATAAAAATATTTTTAGGAAAATTTTTAACTTAAAACTTAATCGTAAAATTAGCAAGGGTGAGAGTTTTGCTTTGCACGCTAAACATCAATCTATCAATGATTTAGAGGCTACAAAAAAAGAAATGGGGGGCTTTGCATTTTCTGCTCAATATCTACAAAACCCTATAAATTCTGAAGATTCTATGGTTAGGCAAAATTGGCTCAGATATTATAATACAAACGAAGAAAATAAAATATTTACAAAAATCACGCAGAGTTGGGATACTGCAATTAAAACTGGTAAAAATAATGATTTTTCCGCCTGCACCACTTGGGGTGAATTTGAAAATAATTTTTATTTACTTGATATTTTTAGAGATAAATTGGATTTTCCAGACCTCAAAAAAGCCGTTATAAATCTCGCGAATAAATGGCGAGCAGAAAAAATTTTGATTGAAGATAAATCTAGCGGGCAAAGCCTTATTCAAGAGGTTTTGCGAGAAACAAAACTTCCAATAATTCCAATTAAAGTTCGGCAAGATAAGATTTCCAGATTTGCAAAAATCACGCCTTTATTTGAAGCTGGAAAAATTTTCCTGCCGAAAAACCACTCAAAAATTCAAGATTATGAAATTGAAATAACTACATTTCCAAATTCTTCCAATGACGATTTAATTGACTCCACCAGCCAATATCTCAACCATCAAAGGGATTATAAAGAATTTAATTTGCGGAGGATTTGA
- a CDS encoding ABC transporter permease: MYYIQSLGALTLSGLEGLGRTFIFFFQAVSAAVTPKFYPKQIFKQMMDIGFYSLPVVGMTAIFTGAVLALQSYSGFSRFNAESSIATVVVLSITRELGPVLAGLMVAGRVGASIAAEIGTMRVTEQIDALSTLSTNPLKYLIAPRLIAGLLTLPILVLIADIIGVMGGYLVAVNKLGFNSSSYLKSTLEYLEFKDVFSGLVKASIFGFIVALMGCYHGFHSGRGAQGVGKATTSAVVSASVLILIANYIITEVFFSD, translated from the coding sequence ATGTATTATATTCAATCTTTAGGGGCTTTAACTTTGAGTGGTTTAGAGGGGTTGGGGCGAACCTTCATATTTTTCTTTCAAGCCGTTTCTGCAGCGGTTACGCCTAAATTTTACCCTAAGCAAATTTTTAAGCAGATGATGGATATCGGCTTTTACTCTCTGCCAGTTGTAGGTATGACGGCAATTTTCACAGGTGCAGTGCTTGCATTGCAGAGTTATAGCGGTTTTTCAAGGTTTAATGCGGAAAGCTCTATTGCAACTGTGGTTGTTTTATCAATCACTCGTGAATTAGGCCCCGTGCTTGCAGGGCTTATGGTTGCTGGCAGAGTTGGGGCTTCAATTGCGGCAGAAATCGGCACTATGCGTGTTACTGAACAGATTGATGCACTTTCAACGCTTTCAACAAATCCACTGAAATATTTGATCGCACCACGCTTAATTGCAGGGCTTTTAACGCTTCCAATCTTAGTTTTGATTGCTGATATAATTGGTGTGATGGGTGGTTATTTAGTTGCAGTAAATAAGCTAGGTTTTAATTCATCATCATATCTTAAAAGCACTTTGGAATATCTTGAATTCAAAGATGTTTTTTCAGGTTTAGTAAAAGCAAGTATTTTTGGCTTTATAGTTGCCTTAATGGGCTGTTATCATGGCTTCCATTCTGGCAGGGGTGCGCAGGGTGTTGGCAAAGCAACAACTTCCGCGGTGGTTTCCGCATCAGTTTTAATCTTAATTGCTAATTACATAATTACTGAAGTTTTCTTTAGTGATTAA
- the murJ gene encoding murein biosynthesis integral membrane protein MurJ, whose product MLAKSFFTVSFMTLLSRLSGFVREILVAKYLGTSSLSEAFFVALKLPNFFRRLFAEGAFNAAFIPSFSQILEKEGKEKAEEFSRNIIGLMLVALSIFTIIFLIFMPAVIFVIAPGFTGKGEIYNLTIELTRITFPYLLLISLATAFAGVLQSNNKFWAGGFMPVYFNLSIIFFLLALPNFFETIAHSIAWGVFASGIIQLIWMGYFMKKNNYSFKPLFKNYFVDNKIIFFLKKFAPGAMGAGIFQINLMVDIIIASFFTGAIAFLNYADRINQLPLSLIGTAMGTALLPELSRRISNGDDISAKQGFNKALMMVILLSMPACLCLIAMPSTIMGTLFERGAFTASDTKASAYALVAFAVGLPAFTMNKVFSASFFALKDTKTPVIGATISLFINIFFNLILAFGFNKIGFMPHVGMALATSISGWFNLVFLYIKLKQKKSSISIDESLISSTIKIFLLSFLVAVICYILSSILGYGFRKLFFIISLVLSIYFGSAIWLKIISLAEVKAFFKKAK is encoded by the coding sequence ATGCTCGCAAAATCTTTCTTCACAGTTTCATTTATGACTTTGCTTTCAAGGCTAAGTGGCTTTGTGAGAGAAATTTTAGTTGCAAAATATCTTGGCACTTCCTCACTTTCCGAGGCTTTTTTTGTCGCCTTAAAACTGCCTAATTTTTTTAGAAGATTATTCGCAGAAGGTGCATTTAATGCTGCTTTTATTCCAAGTTTTTCACAAATATTAGAGAAAGAGGGCAAAGAAAAAGCTGAAGAATTTTCAAGAAATATTATAGGCTTAATGCTTGTTGCATTAAGTATTTTTACGATAATCTTTCTAATTTTTATGCCAGCGGTGATTTTCGTTATTGCCCCCGGTTTTACTGGCAAAGGCGAGATTTACAATCTTACAATTGAACTCACAAGAATTACATTTCCTTACCTCTTGTTAATCTCGCTCGCAACTGCTTTTGCAGGGGTTTTACAAAGTAATAATAAATTCTGGGCAGGTGGCTTTATGCCGGTTTATTTTAATTTATCTATAATATTTTTTCTTTTAGCACTGCCAAATTTTTTTGAAACTATTGCACATTCCATTGCTTGGGGGGTTTTTGCTTCTGGAATAATTCAGCTTATTTGGATGGGTTATTTTATGAAGAAAAATAATTATTCTTTTAAGCCTCTATTCAAAAATTATTTTGTGGATAATAAAATTATTTTCTTTCTTAAAAAATTTGCACCGGGGGCTATGGGTGCGGGTATTTTTCAAATAAATTTGATGGTTGATATTATAATTGCGAGTTTTTTTACGGGTGCAATCGCATTCCTAAATTACGCTGATAGGATTAACCAACTTCCACTTTCTCTTATAGGAACTGCAATGGGAACAGCCTTACTCCCTGAGCTTTCCAGAAGGATTTCAAACGGAGATGATATATCTGCAAAGCAGGGTTTTAACAAAGCTTTGATGATGGTAATTCTGCTCTCAATGCCAGCTTGCTTATGTTTAATAGCAATGCCTTCAACGATTATGGGAACATTATTTGAGCGTGGTGCGTTCACCGCCTCTGATACAAAGGCTTCTGCTTATGCTTTAGTTGCCTTTGCAGTTGGTCTTCCAGCTTTTACAATGAATAAAGTTTTTTCTGCAAGTTTTTTTGCTTTGAAAGATACAAAAACCCCAGTAATTGGTGCAACAATTTCATTATTTATAAATATTTTCTTTAATTTAATTCTAGCTTTTGGATTTAATAAAATAGGCTTTATGCCACATGTTGGAATGGCACTTGCAACCTCAATATCAGGCTGGTTTAACCTTGTTTTTTTATATATTAAACTCAAACAAAAAAAATCTAGCATCAGTATTGATGAATCGCTTATTTCTTCAACGATAAAAATCTTTTTACTCTCATTTTTAGTAGCAGTAATTTGCTATATTTTATCCTCAATTTTAGGCTATGGCTTTAGAAAATTATTTTTTATAATTTCTCTGGTTTTATCCATTTATTTTGGTTCTGCTATATGGTTAAAAATAATTTCTCTAGCAGAGGTAAAAGCATTTTTTAAGAAAGCGAAATGA
- the trmB gene encoding tRNA (guanosine(46)-N7)-methyltransferase TrmB, translating to MNINKKYISSSSRRKARSISPEKMRLMVEYFPEIAIKSPNSMLGLEISEVLVKSHEYKNICLEIGFGDGEHLINQAENNPENLYFASELFYNSICSTTLKIYNKKLKNIRIFDGDTRYFLESLAFLRSEILSKIYVLFPDPWPKEKHSKRRLINKVTLDLLNKTLKKDGEVIIASDKEVYINWCLEIFKNDERFILSNELETQKPHTGYITTKYHSKAIEEGREARFLFYKKKRD from the coding sequence ATGAATATAAATAAAAAATATATTTCCTCCTCTAGTAGGAGAAAAGCGAGATCAATTTCACCAGAGAAAATGCGTTTAATGGTGGAGTATTTTCCTGAGATTGCCATAAAAAGCCCAAATTCTATGCTTGGCTTGGAAATTTCTGAGGTGCTTGTTAAATCTCACGAATATAAAAATATTTGCCTTGAAATTGGTTTTGGCGATGGTGAGCATCTAATTAATCAAGCGGAAAATAATCCAGAGAATTTATATTTTGCGTCAGAGCTATTTTATAATTCAATCTGCTCAACAACTCTAAAAATATATAATAAAAAATTAAAAAATATTAGAATTTTTGATGGTGATACAAGATATTTTCTTGAATCTTTAGCTTTTTTACGCAGTGAAATTTTGTCAAAAATTTATGTTTTATTTCCTGATCCTTGGCCAAAAGAAAAGCATTCTAAGCGTCGTCTAATTAATAAAGTTACCCTAGATTTATTAAATAAAACCCTTAAAAAAGATGGTGAAGTAATTATCGCTAGCGATAAGGAAGTTTATATTAATTGGTGTTTAGAAATTTTCAAAAATGATGAAAGATTTATTTTATCAAATGAGCTAGAAACCCAAAAACCCCATACAGGCTATATCACAACAAAATATCATTCAAAAGCCATTGAGGAAGGTAGAGAAGCAAGATTTTTGTTTTATAAAAAGAAGAGAGATTAA